In the Candidatus Electrothrix sp. GW3-4 genome, one interval contains:
- a CDS encoding DUF748 domain-containing protein translates to MLLEQGTIKLHDLSVQQGKQSKHPPLLTATTTEATGCSITLTAPGLTCTSLLLEQADFSTAAPSTLLFPEKEGPLLGLSVDAVKITNAKARLPLGSNNNLTLPLTDMDLEIQDLQAAPSEKDNLHLQAKVGADGQIKVEGYFRQAKGKLELTAEDLDITLLNQSFAQLFQKKLAPTLQQGRLSLQGQLELPVLDFQGDVQLNDLVTQNQHGTALRWKSAQGKQARIAMKPFFIHIEELDLEKPELKLASPKSTLPTALISLLRQQDKKPILPPFTIKQCRIQGANMPGTGSSLGFSAVHGSLAPLASGTPASFTFSGKVNKREFTAHGRLAQNHAEVDSFTVAELPLESAAKQFAEQLALTATGGIRWVPSAEQKNEGRVHFIGFLPQPDSEYALLLALLTDNKGTFSLPLSLPATASPSKISNATLKKLQRLHLQAVVSPQAVLEKELPDLTLPQRITCLVGDSLPDFMDDLENFTSLMTRRPHLALQLQGCYDDMTDRKYLLSLLQEEEDYRVDLENIRRQEEMARLIAEEELRQVELVNTDMPIGEDLIPQIEAREDLHPLPHQPVELPQEILPELARQRALVVQEYLVNTLNLPQKKITIAEPVPGGPWVDLLLKPIWQQPSGTTSTSAPEGKE, encoded by the coding sequence ATGCTCCTTGAGCAGGGAACAATCAAACTGCATGATCTCAGCGTACAACAAGGTAAGCAGTCGAAACATCCTCCCCTGCTCACCGCAACCACAACAGAAGCTACAGGATGCTCCATAACTCTTACAGCACCAGGCCTCACCTGTACCAGTCTTTTGCTGGAGCAGGCAGATTTTTCTACTGCTGCCCCCTCGACTCTTCTTTTTCCAGAAAAGGAAGGGCCCCTGCTTGGCCTATCAGTTGATGCCGTTAAGATAACAAACGCCAAAGCCCGCTTGCCCCTGGGGAGTAATAATAATCTGACACTCCCATTAACGGATATGGACTTGGAGATCCAGGATCTTCAGGCAGCACCGTCGGAAAAAGACAACCTCCACCTGCAGGCAAAGGTTGGTGCTGACGGACAGATAAAGGTTGAAGGATATTTTCGTCAAGCCAAGGGAAAACTGGAACTCACTGCTGAGGACCTTGATATCACATTACTGAATCAGTCCTTTGCGCAACTCTTTCAAAAGAAGCTTGCCCCGACCCTGCAACAGGGACGTCTTTCCCTGCAAGGACAGCTCGAACTTCCCGTGCTTGACTTTCAGGGCGATGTTCAGCTCAATGACCTGGTGACACAAAACCAACATGGAACAGCTCTCCGTTGGAAAAGCGCTCAAGGGAAACAGGCCCGGATTGCTATGAAGCCCTTTTTCATACATATCGAAGAACTTGACCTGGAGAAACCAGAGCTGAAACTGGCTTCCCCAAAGAGTACCTTGCCAACAGCTCTGATCTCGCTCCTTCGTCAGCAGGACAAGAAGCCAATCCTCCCCCCGTTCACCATTAAACAATGCCGTATCCAGGGGGCAAACATGCCCGGTACGGGCAGCAGCCTCGGATTCAGTGCAGTGCATGGCAGCCTTGCACCGCTGGCCTCAGGCACCCCGGCCTCTTTTACCTTCTCTGGTAAGGTTAATAAACGGGAGTTCACTGCCCACGGCCGGTTGGCACAGAACCATGCAGAGGTTGACAGCTTCACGGTGGCGGAACTGCCTCTGGAGAGTGCAGCCAAGCAATTCGCTGAACAACTTGCTCTGACGGCAACAGGCGGCATTCGCTGGGTTCCTTCTGCTGAGCAGAAGAACGAGGGGCGTGTTCATTTTATAGGTTTTCTCCCCCAGCCAGATTCAGAATATGCCCTGCTGCTGGCCCTGCTCACAGACAATAAGGGAACATTTAGCCTCCCCCTCTCGCTGCCAGCAACCGCCTCACCCAGCAAGATCAGCAATGCTACCCTGAAAAAACTCCAGCGGCTCCATCTTCAGGCCGTTGTCTCTCCCCAGGCAGTCCTTGAAAAAGAGCTCCCTGATCTGACCCTGCCCCAACGGATTACCTGTCTTGTCGGTGATAGCCTGCCTGATTTTATGGATGACCTGGAGAACTTCACCTCCCTGATGACCCGTCGTCCCCACCTTGCTCTCCAACTTCAGGGCTGCTATGACGATATGACGGATCGGAAATATCTGCTCAGTCTGCTCCAGGAAGAGGAGGACTACCGGGTTGATCTGGAAAATATCCGGAGACAGGAGGAAATGGCCCGCCTGATTGCTGAAGAAGAACTTCGGCAGGTGGAGCTGGTGAACACAGATATGCCGATTGGTGAAGACCTCATTCCACAGATTGAGGCACGGGAGGACCTGCACCCTCTGCCCCACCAACCGGTTGAGCTCCCCCAAGAGATCCTTCCTGAACTCGCTCGCCAGCGAGCCTTAGTCGTTCAGGAGTACCTTGTTAATACACTCAATCTGCCCCAGAAAAAAATTACCATCGCCGAGCCCGTTCCAGGTGGCCCTTGGGTTGACCTCTTGCTGAAGCCAATCTGGCAGCAACCTTCTGGAACGACTTCGACTTCTGCACCAGAGGGAAAGGAATAA
- the purF gene encoding amidophosphoribosyltransferase: MEHIFPSREPQSRPTHECGICGIYGHEDAAKLTYFGLYALQHRGQESAGIVSGDGQHMHLHKDMGLVPEVFTESNLQKLTGHLAVGHVRYSTTGESSIINTQPFMVTHQGTPLAVAHNGNLVNSVDLRNHLEQKGSIFQTTMDSEIVIQLMARTMHMGLTKAIEESFACIRGAYSLLLMTPDTMIAVRDPNGFRPLCLGRLPDGAYVVASETCALDLITAEYIRDIEPGEVVMINQDGLESLFPWSPRRKSYCIFEQVYFARPDSDIFGTNVYAVRKRMGEILAREAKIDADFVMPFPDSGNYAAIGYSQASGIPLEMGMIRNHYVGRTFIQPSQAMRDFSVRVKLNPVGSLLKGKRVIIVEDSIIRGTTGRSRVKALRDVGAKEVHMLVSCPPTRHACYYGIDFPSSSQLIASTKTLEGIAEYLGLDSLTYLSLEGLVEASGLPKDNFCLACFDGNYPVAPDLSFTKDALSGCGCG; the protein is encoded by the coding sequence ATGGAACATATATTTCCATCCCGCGAGCCACAATCACGACCAACCCATGAATGTGGCATATGCGGAATATACGGTCATGAAGATGCAGCCAAACTCACCTATTTCGGCCTCTATGCACTCCAGCACCGGGGACAGGAAAGCGCAGGCATTGTTTCCGGAGACGGGCAGCACATGCATCTCCATAAAGACATGGGCCTGGTCCCGGAGGTCTTTACAGAGTCAAACCTCCAGAAATTGACCGGGCATCTGGCAGTGGGCCATGTACGATACTCCACCACCGGAGAATCCTCCATTATCAATACCCAGCCTTTTATGGTCACCCACCAGGGAACGCCCCTTGCTGTGGCCCATAACGGCAATCTGGTCAACTCTGTTGATCTACGTAATCATCTGGAACAAAAGGGGTCCATTTTTCAAACCACTATGGACAGCGAGATCGTTATTCAGCTTATGGCTCGGACCATGCATATGGGACTGACCAAGGCGATTGAGGAGAGCTTTGCCTGTATCCGTGGGGCCTATTCTCTGCTGCTCATGACACCGGACACCATGATCGCCGTACGCGACCCCAACGGGTTCCGTCCACTTTGCCTGGGGCGCCTGCCCGATGGCGCCTATGTGGTGGCCTCTGAAACCTGTGCTCTCGACCTCATCACAGCTGAGTATATTCGCGACATTGAACCAGGTGAAGTGGTCATGATTAATCAAGACGGCCTGGAATCCCTCTTTCCCTGGTCGCCTCGCCGCAAAAGTTATTGCATCTTTGAGCAGGTCTATTTTGCTCGTCCTGACAGCGATATCTTTGGTACCAATGTCTATGCGGTCCGCAAACGAATGGGTGAAATCCTGGCCCGGGAAGCAAAAATAGATGCCGACTTTGTCATGCCCTTTCCTGACTCGGGCAATTACGCAGCCATTGGCTACTCTCAGGCCTCAGGTATTCCCCTGGAGATGGGTATGATCCGTAACCATTATGTGGGTCGAACCTTTATTCAGCCCTCCCAGGCCATGCGCGATTTCTCTGTCCGGGTCAAACTCAACCCGGTGGGATCCTTACTTAAAGGGAAGCGGGTCATCATTGTTGAGGACTCCATCATCCGGGGAACCACCGGCAGAAGCAGGGTAAAGGCCCTGCGAGACGTGGGCGCCAAAGAGGTGCATATGCTGGTCTCCTGCCCGCCTACCCGCCATGCATGTTATTACGGCATTGATTTTCCCTCATCATCCCAACTCATTGCCTCGACAAAGACCTTGGAGGGGATCGCAGAATATCTGGGCCTGGACTCCCTGACCTATCTGAGTCTTGAGGGGCTGGTCGAGGCGAGCGGCCTGCCCAAGGATAATTTCTGTCTGGCCTGCTTTGACGGCAATTATCCGGTTGCTCCTGATCTCTCCTTTACCAAGGACGCTCTGAGCGGCTGTGGTTGCGGTTGA